The Polynucleobacter sp. HIN7 genomic interval CGGGCTTGCTGCCAAGTGGAGCAGAGGTTTGGCTGGTGGTTTGTACTTCGCTGCGAATACCCTGGTTGTTGACCTTAGCCAATTCAATTACAACTGCCAACTCATGTGTGACGGTAAGACGATCGCCCACTTTAATTTGGGGGAAGTTCTTGATCTCGGGCCCTGCAACAAAATTGGTCACTGTGCCGTCTTTATCTTTTAGGGTAACCGTGCGCGTTTTGCTATCGACCTTTGTTACTACTGCATCGACTAATTGATAGACCTCATCAATCCCAGCAGCCGCGATCGGAGCCTTATTGGGGTCAACCATTGCCGGCTTGTTTTGGGCAAAGCCAGTAGAAGAGAGGCCAATACCTATAGCGAGGATTGCAAGATTTTTTGAGATGTATAACGATGAGTTCATGATTTTGAGCAATAGTTGATTGAATACCAAATGATTATGACCCGATTTCTCTGGCCCACCAGTTTCCCTTAAATTGACCTGCGAGCCAATCGATTAATTTACTAACTTTACTCGTTAGCAGTCGTGGTGAGCTATAGACCGCATGGATCTCTTGAGCGGGCATGGTCCAATCTTCTAACAAGGGCTTAAGGTGTCGGCTTTGAACGGAGGTATAGGCTACATACCAGGGAAGGGCCGCAATTCCGAGATGTTGCCTGGTTGCAGATAGAAGTGCTGAGAGATTATTGGAGTAGAGGGGGCCTTGAACCTGAATGGATTTGTTGGAGCCGTCACGACCAGTAAATTGCCAACGATGGTCTCCTTGAACGGAGCTGTAGATCAGTGCGGTATGACGACTTAAATCACTGGGTATAGAGGGCGTGCCAGCTTGCATGAGGTATTCAGGGGTGGCGACCAGGACCCAGGGATTGAGACCCAAAAAACGTGCGCCCAAACTGGAATCGGATAGACGCCCCATCCGAATCGCTAGATCAACACCTTCCTCAACCAAATTAATGTAGCGGTCATCTAAGTTGAGGCTTACCTGTAACTGTGGATGATCCCTCATGAACTCTAGGACCAGCGGAGTCAGTACACGACGACCGAAGGCGACCGAGCTACTGATATTGAGTTTGCCTTGTACTTCGGTTTGTAAGAGGCCGGCTAGATTCTTGGCATCCTCAACTTCATGAATAATTGTTTTGCACTTCTCATAATAAATCTTGCCGATTTCGGTGGGCGTTACCCCGCGGGTACTGCGATGGAGCAGAAGGGATCCCAGGCGCTTTTCAAGGGCGGCGACATGCTTGGTGGCGGTGGGTTGAGTTATTCCCAAACTGCTCGCCGCTTTGCTAAATGATCCCGTTTCGACCACTCGTATGAATAAGGAAATGCCTTGAATTCGATCCATAAATTATTGATTTAAATGAATTAAAACTAATATATTCCAAAATAGAATAGATGATATTAAGGTATCACACTTCTCAGAATACCTCAATTTAAGGATGATTCATTCATCTTATTCAAAAGGAGGCAACAATGGCACTCATGAAAGCCGCAATGGCAGCTGTTTTGGTAATGGAAAAAGAGGGCATCACCACCGCGTTTGGCGTTCCTGGTGCCGCGATTAATCCCCTGTACGCACAATTACGCGAGCGTCAATCCATCACCCATATTCTGGCACGTCACGTCGAGGGCGCATCTCACATGGCTGAGGGCTACACCCGTGCCAAGGCTGGCAATATCGGTGTTTGTATCGGTACCTCCGGCCCCGCTGGAACGGACATGATTACTGGCTTGTATTCAGCAAGCGCAGATTCAATTCCAATCCTATGTATTACAGGCCAAGCACCACGTGCCCGTCTCTATAAAGAAGATTTCCAGGCGGTTGATATCGAGAGTATTGCCAAGCCAGTGACCAAAATGGCCGTCACCGTGCGCGAGCCTGGTTTGGTACCTCGCGTATTTCAGCAAGCCTTTCACGTAATGCGCTCAGGACGTCCTGGCCCTGTACTGATTGATTTGCCCATCGATGTGCAGTTAGCCGAGATCGAGTTTGATATCGATACCTACGAGCCATTGCCGGTTTACAAACCATTTGCCAATAAGAAGCAAATTGAGAAGGCGATGGAGATGTTGATGTCTGCCGAGAAGCCATTGATCGTGGCGGGCGGCGGAATCATTAATGCAGATGCCGCAGATCTTTTAGTGGAGTTTGCCGAGATTACTGGTGTTCCTGTGATCCCAACATTAATGGGCTGGGGTGCAATTCCAGATGATCATCCCTTGATGGCTGGCATGGTGGGTTTACAAACCTCGCATCGTTATGGCAATGCCACGATGTTGGCCAGCGACTTTGTATTAGGAATCGGTAATCGTTGGGCCAATCGCCATACTGGTTCGTTAGAGGTCTACACCAAAGGCCGTAAGTTTGTACACGTCGATATTGAGCCAACTCAGATTGGTCGCGTATTTAATCCTGACTACGGCATTGTGTCTGATGCGAAGGCTGCCCTCGAACTCTTCGTTGAAGTAGCCAAAGAGTGGAAGGCGAAAGGCAAGCTCAAAAATTACAGCGATTGGGTCTCGCGTTGCCAAGAGCGTAAGCGCCTCATGCTTCGCAAAACAAACTTTGATAATGTACCCATCAAGCCTCAGCGTGTTTATCAAGAGATGAACCAAGCGTTTAAACGCGATACCGTTTATGTATCAACCATTGGTCTTTCACAAATCGCTGGCGGCCAGTTCTTGCATGTCTATGGCGCACGTCAATGGATTAATTGCGGTCAAGCAGGCCCCTTAGGTTGGACTGTGCCAGCTGCACTTGGTGTGTTGGCTGCTGACCCAACTCGCACCGTCGTTGGTCTTGCAGGTGATTATGACTTCCAGTTCTTGATTGAGGAACTGGCCGTTGGCGCTCAGTTTAAATTACCACTCGTCATGGTTCTCGTGAACAACAGTTACTTAGGTCTCATCCGTCAGGCGCAGCGTGGCTTCGATATGGATTACTGTGTACAGCTCGCGTTTGACAATATCAACGTACACGATGACAACCTGAAGGGCTATGGCGTTGATCACGGTAAGGTGGTTGAAGGCTTAGGTTGTAAAACCTTGCGCGTTACCCATCCAGGCAAGATTCAGGAGGCTTTGATTGAGGCCCAGAAGATGGCCAAAGAGTATCGAGTCCCCGTAGTCGTTGAAATCATTTTGGAGAAGGTCACCAATATCGCCATGGGTACCGAGATCAATAATGTCAACGAGTTTGAAGACATTGATTGCCGTCACCCAGCCGGTACTGAAGGTTTGGTAACGGCCGGTCTTTTAGAATAAATCTTTTTTAAACTCACCAGAGGAACTGGAATGCCAAAGTTTGCTGCAAATCTAACCATGTTGTTTAATGAAGTGCCCTTTATGGAGCGCTTTGATCGTGCAGCCGCTTGTGGTTTTCAGGCAGTCGAGTTCCTCTTTCCATATCCGTTTGCAGCGAGCGAGATTAAAGCAGCGTTAGATCGTAATCAACTCAAACTGGTGTTGCATAATTTGCCCGCTGGTAATTGGGAGGCGGGTGAACGTGGCATTGCGTGCCTGCCCGATCGAGTCGAGGAGTTTAAGTCTGGTGTTGCTAAGGCGATTGAATATGCCAAGGCTCTCGGGGTTGGTCAGCTCAATTGCTTGGCCGGCAAAGTTCCAGACGGCGTTGATCACAAGACCTTGCACGCAACATTTGTGAGTAATTTGCGGTACGCAGCGGCTGAACTGAAAAAACATCAGCTCAAATTGCTAATTGAACCTATCAATACATTTGATATCCCTGGTTTCTTCTTGTCTACCACCGCCCAAGGAATTGCAATCTTGGATGAGGTGGGTGCCGATAACGCTTTCTTGCAATACGACATCTATCATGCCCAACGCATGGAAGGGGAGTTAGCCAATTCCATGAAGAAGTACCTCAGTCGCATTGCGCATCTGCAGTTAGCAGACAACCCTGGTCGTAATGAGCCCGGGACTGGTGAAATTAACTACGCCTATTTGTTCAAGTTCATTGATCAATTGGGATATCAAGGTTGGATCGGCTGCGAATATAAGCCAGCCACCACCACGGAAGCCGGCTTGGGTTGGTTGAAGTCGATCTCCTAAAATCAATTTAGTTCGTTATTTTTCTTCAAAGGGATTGCTATGAGTGCAAAGAAATTGGGTTTTGTTGGATTAGGCATTATGGGTTCACCAATGGCTGGTCATTTAATTAAGGGTGGTCATTCGGTCTATTTAGCAACCCGTAGCCAAGTACCCGAGGAGCTCATCAAGGCCGGCGGGATTGCCTGTAAGACCCCTGCCGAAGTGGCTCAACATGCCGACATCATCTTCACAATGGTTCCTGATACACCCGATGTTGAAAAAGTTCTGTTTGGGGAGAACGGTATCGCGTCCGGAATTAGTAAAGGCAAGATTGTGGTGGATATGAGTTCCATCTCACCGATTGCGACCAAAGAGTTTGCTAAAAAGCTCAACGATCTTGGGTGTAACTATGTCGACGCCCCGGTATCGGGTGGTCAAGTAGGCGCACAAAACGCCACGCTCTCGATTATGGTTGGAGGAGACGAAGCGGTATTTAATCAAGTCAAGCCGCTTTTTGAGCTCATGGGTAAAAACATTAACCTAGTGGGTGGTAATGGAGCAGGGCAAACCGCAAAAGTGGCTAATCAAATCATTGTGGCTCTCAATATTGAGGCGGTTGGTGAGGCTCTCTTATTTGCTGCTAAAGCAGGTGCTGATCCAGCTAAGGTTCGTCAAGCCTTGATGGGCGGCTTTGCAAGCTCGAAAATTTTGGAAGTGCATGGTGAGCGCATGGTCAATCGCACCTTTAATCCAGGCTTTCGGATTGAGTTGCATCAAAAGGATTTGAACTTGGCGCTTAGCAGTGCCAAAGCACTCGGCGTTTCATTACCCAATACGGCAACTGCCCAAGAGTTATTTAACTCCTGCGCAGCTCACGGTGGCAAGGCCTGGGACCATTCAGCCATGGTAAAGGCGCTCGAGACCTTAGCCAACTTTGAGATTGGACAAAAAGCAAACTAAGACACTATGCCCGATCATCCTGATCTGCTAATTGTCTATTTGCACGGATTTCGGTCCTCACCGAACTCCTCCAAAGCACAACTGACCAGGGATGCAATTGCATCCCTCGTTGAAAAAGGCAAATCCATTGACTGGTATTGCCCTCAATTGCCCCCATCACCCGCAGAGGCGATCGCGATGATCAGGGCAAAAATTGAAACAGTAAATCCCAAACGGATTAGTTTTATTGGCTCATCGCTTGGTGGCTTCTATGCAACTCATTTAGCCGAGCAATTTCCTAATGCGCGTGCTGTGTTACTGAATCCAGCAGTGCGAGCTGCTCGAGAGTTGGCACCTTATGTTGGGCAACTGACTGCCTATGACAGCGATGAGCCTTTTGATTGGCGCGCAGAGTATGTCGAACAGTTGCGTGCCCAGCAAGTCGAAGCGGTCACCCATCCCGAGCGCTATTTACTGGTTGCAGCAACAGGCGATGAGTTACTCGACTGGCATGAGATGGTTGACTTTTACCCCAATGCGAACCATGTCGTAATTGAGGGGAGCGATCATGGCATCACAGAGTATCCTCTGTATTTAGATCGTGTAGTTCACTTTGCCAGTTATCTCGACTAAGAACTAGAATTAATCCCAGTTCTAAATTGTTCTTCAATCGCTTTGGTGATTTTGGTGCGGGCATGATTTTTTCGTTCAAGTAAGCCCACCCGACGATAAATCGTTTTACGGGGCGGATTTGCAATCACAATTCGTTTGTCTTTATCCCACTCAACATTGGCTAATTTTGGTACTACGGCATAGCCGAAGCCTTGGCGAACTAATTCAATAATGGCCTCTACCGAGTTAACCACCATGCTGTTGCGTATCTCTAAACCATTGACCCGAATAAAGCGATCGACTAGCTCCCCAGTCCAGGTTTTGGGTTCAAACCGAATGAAGGGGAGATTGGCAGGGTTCTTGCCTTTGGGGTATATCAAGATCATGGGCTCTTCATACAGCAAGGTCCAGCGAACACTTTTGGGTAATGCGTAAGGGGATTCAGTAACGATGGCTGCATCGAGCATGCCATCAATCACTTGTTGCAAAAAATCGCTCGATAGGCCGGTACTAATTTTTAATTCCAGACCTGGATACTCATCTTTCAAATGGTCCAATGTTTTACCAAACTGACCCATTAGGCTTGAGACCAAAGCGCCCACGGTAAGAGAGCCAGAAAGTCCCGTCCGAAATTGACTTCCGAGGGATTCATAGCGGGAGAGAATATCTTGGATGGGCTCAATCAGAGCGCGGCCTTGATTATTGAGGATTAGTGAGCGTTTATTGCGATCAAATAGCGTCACACCCAATTCGGCCTCGAGCTGTGCAAGCTGTTGTCCTGCAGCAGCGGGGGTCAAGCCAATTTCACGGGCCGCAGCAGCCACGCTGTTGTGACGCGTGATGGCGATGAAATTTTTAAGTACCCGGATGCTGGTCATTGATTCAATAGTAAATAATTTTTTTATCTCAATTAAAATACTATTCGATTTATTTTTTATTGTCTATCCCTATAATGCTTACATGAATCCAAGCATCCTCAAAGTAAAAGTCTGGCGGGGCACCGATGACGGTGAGTTTGTAGAGTACGACGTGCCACGTGCCGCCAATCAAACAGTATTGGACGTAGTTACCTACATCCAACGCAAAATTGACCCAACTCTAAGCTATCGTTTTGCATGTCGTGTAGGAATGTGCGGCTCCTGTGCGATGACGGTGAACGGTAAAGCACGTTGGACCTGCCGTACTCATGTTGCCAAAATTGCAGATCAAAATACGCTTGAGATTGCGCCTCTCGATAATCTACCCATCATCAAAGACCTGGCCACCGATATGCGCGAGTTCTTTGACAAGATGAGTAAGGCGGTGGGTTACTTTAAAGGTGATAAAACCCGATTTGATGATTTTGCACAAGTCAAACCAGATTCAGAGGAGCGTCAATTGGCGAATGCTGGTATTGAGTGCATTGGTTGTGGGGTTTGCTACGCCTCGTGTGAGGTGGTCTCATCACGTGATAGTTATTTAGGTCCAGCCGCCCTCAATCGTGCCTGGACCCTAGTGAACGATGAACGCGATACCCAGCAACTGGATCGCTTGCGTGCGGTCGCTGGGGATGCAGGATGTCATTCATGCCATACGCAAGGTACCTGCTCAGAGCGCTGCCCTAAACAGATTGAGCCAACCGCTGGTATTGCAGGATTGAAAAAGATGGTTGGTCGTGCAGCAGTTAGGGGTAGCAAATGGGGCAAACTGTAATGACCAGCGGCGCGATTCTTCAGGCCAAACTTTGGTACTACCAACGCATCAGCGCCATGGTGCTTACGCTGTGTGTCGCAATCCATCTCGTAATTATCTATTACGCTATTCAGGATGGCCTAAGTGCTGGAGAAATCTTGGCGCGTACGCGAGGTAATCTTGCCTTTGCTCTTTTCTATGAGATCTTTGTTCTGGCTTGCTTTGTTCATGCGCCCATTGGCTTAGCAAATATTCTGCGTGAGAACATCCAAAGCGCATTTCTGATTCGGGCGCTTCCAATATTGCTTGCCGCATTCATCCTGATCCTGGGAACGGCTGCTGTTATTGGCGTAGTGTGGGGTGCGCCATGAGCAAGGCGGGGCGTCGACTCGACTTTCGAACCAAGGCGCATTGGTCTTACTTTGCCTATTACCTGCATCGCGTCTCTGGACTCTTGCTAGCGTGCTTTTTGCCACTGCACTTTTTTTTCCTCTCGCGCTCCCTGTACGGAGAAGCGGAACTGGGACGGTATCTGCAGTTTACCGACCATCCCATGGTCAAGTTTGGTGAATGGGGACTGGTGACTTTGTTAGCCCTTCATCTAATTGGCGGCACCCGTTTATTGGTGATCGAGTTTGGAATCTGGAAAGGCCTCCGAAAGGCCTGGGTGCAGGTGACCTTAATTGGCTCCTTAATTAGTGGAGCCTTGTTTTTAATTCTTTCTCGCTAAGGCGAATCATTTATGGAACTGAACCTGCAACACGTTGAAGATGCATGCAAAGAGCTTTACATCCGGGCCTTGAAATTATTACCTGACGATATTAAAGAGGGAATTAACGATCTCAAACAGAAAGAGCGCGATGCTCGCGCGCAAGTGGTGCTGGAGACGATGGTCACGAATATTGCCGTGGCAGAACGTGAAGATAATCTGCTTTGTCAAGATACGGGATTGCCAATCTATAACGTTTGGATTGGTCGAGATGTTCAATTTGATGGAGTCCAGCTGAAGCAGGCGATTCGAAAGGGCTGTGAGCGGGCCACAACGGAATACCCCTTACGCTCATCCGTTGTGCACCCCATCACCCGAAAAAATAATCACACCTCCACTGGTATTGACATGCCAGCAATTCATATTGATTTTATGGATAAGCCCGGCGTGATTGAGATTGAAATGATTCCCAAGGGCAGTGGCTCGGAGAATAATTCGTTTCTGAAGATGGCCATTCCAGCTGAAGGAATCTTAGGAGTTAAAGCATTTGTCATTGAGAGCGTTGTCAACGCTGGCGGTAAGACCTGTCCACCGACCATTGTTGGTGTTGGGGTGGGCGGCACATCCGACCAATGCGTGGCACTTGCAAAGCGCGCTGCTACTCGGCCGCTTGGCACTATTTGCAGTGATGCGGAAGGCGCCCAGTTGGAGAAGGAGCTAAGTACCGCAGTCAATCAACTCGGAATTGGTCCCCAGGGACTTGGTGGTGATGGTACAGCGTTTGCAGTGCATGTGGAATTGGCGGCTACGCATATCACCATGAACCCTGTTGCAGTCAATATGCAATGCCACTCGGCTCGACGCGCGCGGGCATCGATTGGATCACACGGTATTGAATACGGCTTTTAAGGAAGATCATGGCGCACTACAACCTAGCAACACCAGTCAGTGAGGGTGATATCCGCAAGTTGAGGATTAATGACACCGTTACCTTACAACAGACCTTATTTGGTATCCGCGATGCAACGCAAATTCATTTATTTGATCGGGGACGAAAAACTAAATTTGATCTTCAGGGGCATGCTGTGATTCATACAGCACCCAATGTTCGTAAAGTGCCTATTAGTTCTGACTTCCCAGCGGGTTATGAGCCGATTTGCATTGGCACAACGACATCGGATCGAATGGAGCGGTTTACAGAACCTCTCATGCGGGAATACGGGGTTCGCATGATTGTGGGTAAAGGTGGCTTACGGGAATCATCCGCAAAAGCGTTTGAGCAGTTCGGTGGCGTCTATCTTGCCATTATTGGTGGCACTGCGGCTCTTGAGACTACCTGGATTGACCAAATTGAGGACGTGGATCTCGATGACCTAAACCCTGAATCACTCTGGAAGTTCAAAATTAATCAATTTGGTCCTTTGTTAGTGGCGATGGACAGCCACGGGGGCAGCATCTATCAAGAAGTGAAATCCGATGTTGCAAGTAACAAAGAAGCGGTACTTAAAAGCTTAGGCATTGTCTAAAGAAAGAGAAGGTTGGTATGTCATCGATTGAAACCATTCAAACTGATATCTTGGTCCTAGGCTCCGGCGGGGCAGGTCTCTTTGCAGCTTTGCATGCGCATCAAGCCAACCCAAATTTGCATATTACGATTGCAGTAAAAGGTCTTTTGGGCAAATGCGGTTGCACTCGTATGGTTCAAGGCGGCTATAACGTTGCGCTGGCCGAGGGTGATTCGGTTGAACGCCACTTTATGGACACCATCGAGGGTGGCAAATGGCTATCTGATCAAGAGCTCGCTTGGACCTTGGTGACTAAATCGGTTGAACGAATTCATGAGCTCGAGAATGAATTGGGCTGCTTCTTTGATCGCAACCCTGATGGCACGATTCATCAAAAAGCATTTGCTGGACAAACCTTCGATCGTACGGTTCATAAGGGCGATCTCACTGGAATTGAAATCATTAATCGCTTGGCAGAGCAAGTTTGGGCTCGTGGAATTCATCGCTTAGAGGAACATCGTGCGATCGAATTAATTAAAAGCACCGACGGTAAAGCAATTGCTGGAGTATTAATGCTCAATATGCGCACTGGTCAATTTGTGATGGTGCGTGCTAAGGCAGTCTTATTGGGAACCGGTGGCGGCCCCACGATGTATAAATACCATACCCCATCGGGTGATAAAAGCTGTGATGGATTGGCCATGGCCCTTCGAGCAGGATTGACGCTGCGCGATATGGAAATGGTGCAGTTTCATCCAACTGGAATGTTGGCTGGCCCCGATACGCGTATGACCGGAACGGTTTTGGAGGAGGGCTTACGAGGAGCGGGTGGTTACCTACTAAACGGTAATCAAGAGCGCTTTATGGGTAACTACGATCCACGCAATGAGCGCGCCACACGTGATATTGTCTCGCGCTCGATTTACTCCGAAATGCGCGCTGGGCGGGTTAGCCCAAATGGTGGGGTTTATATTCAGATGCATCATCTGGGGCCCGACAATGTTCGTAAATTGTTCAAAGGAATGGTCGAGCGTTGTGCCGACTCGGGATTTGATTTGGCAGGAGGATTGGTTGAAGTTGTTCCCACCGCCCATTACATGATGGGTGGAGTGGTGTTCCACGCGGACACTAGTACGGATCTGCCTGGCCTATTTGCTGCTGGTGAAGATACCGGTGGCGTACATGGTGCGAACCGATTGGGCGGCAATGGTGTTGCAAACTCCACAGTATTTGGTGGGATTGCCGGCGATACGATGGCGCGCTATGTATCCGATCGAGAGTTCTTGGAATTTGATCCCGTAATGATCGAACAAAGTATTGCGATACATCGCAAACCACTAACACAAGCCCAAGGGGATATTGAGTTCATTCGCGATGAGTTGGCTGATTGCATGTGGGATCAGGTGGGTATCTTACGTAATCGCAAGGATTTAGAAGCGGCCCGGGAACGCTTAGATCGCTTAGATCAAATGTTGCAAACCATGGGAGTGGGTGATACCAACCCTGCATTTAATCTTACATGGCAGGATTGGATGAATTTACGTAATCTATTGCTAGTTAGCAAAACTGTTGTAGGGGCTGCCATCGCTCGCGAGAACTCTCGGGGGGCGCATTATCGTGAGGACTACCCTGAAGAAGGCGACCTGGAGACTTCCTACTATACGGCTGTGCAAATGGTTGGCGATCAATTAACGATCGATAAAAAACCTGTGATATTTAGCATGGTCAAACCAGGCGAAACTATTTTGGTGGAGGCATAAAAAAAGCCCAGATCAACTGGGCTTAAGAGATATGAAGGGTTTTATTGTTATTGACTTAAATTGCGAGCCTTCACAATCTTTTCCCAGTTTGCACCTTCTTTTTTAATCTGAGCTGCGAATTCTTGTGGTGTATTAAGAACCGGGGTTAAGCCAGCACCTTCAACGCGTGCCTTGAACTCAGGGTTCTTAAAGGCTTCTAGAGTTGAGCGATAAATTTTGTCGACAATCGCGTTGGGTGTGCCAGAAGGGACCACCAAACCAAACCAACCCGTGTTTTCAAAACCAGGAATTGTTTCTGCAATGGTAGGTACGTCTGGTAATTGTGGAACACGTTTCGTACTGGTAACGCCCAGAGGACGAATCTGCCCCGATTTTGCAAACCCAGTCGCAGCAGTTAAGTTACCCACCATAAAATCAATTTGACCAGCAACCAAGTCGTTTAATGCTGCAGATTCACCCTTGTAAGGAACGTGGGTGGCATTGATGCCAGCAGCATAGGTAAAGTTTTCACCCGCCATATGCACTTGGCTACCAATACCTGCAGAACCAAAGTTGAGGTTCTTGGTTTTAGCCAATGCAATTAATTCCTTAACGTTCTTCGCAGGCACCTTTGGGTTTACCGATAGAAGCATTGGGCCGCTTGCGACATTGGTTATAACCTTGAAATCCTTGTCGTAATCGATTGGCAATTTCTTATAAAGGTAGGGATTTACGGTCAACATACTGCCTGAAGCCAGCATGATGGTGTATCCATCGGCAGGGGACTTAGCTACTAAATCCGCAGCGATATTGCCTCCCGCACCGCCTTTGTTCTCCACAATCACGTTTTGTTTCCACTCGGTGCTTAATTGCTGGGCCAACAAACGACCCAAAATATCGGTTGTACCACCAGCAGCAAAGGGAATCACAAGCTTTACAGGCTTATCAGGCCAGCTTTGCGCCTGAATCGAAGGGCTTGTGAACGCGATCGAACTGGCCGCCACAAGACCCAAGGCAAACTTCATACGACTAAGTACGGTTTTATACATACTGATCTCCTTGGTTATCTATCTTCTGATCCATTTAATCACATATTCGATCGGCCGCCTCTTGCAAGAGATCTAAGTCATCTATATGATATGGATATGTCTAATATTTTCATCTCGGAATTCATTACGAGTCAAGCCCTAGAAACCCTTAAGGTTCGGCATATGGTTATTTATCAGCCAGATGCCTATCAAGACCCAAAGCAAATGGCTGATTCCTTGGTCAGCGCCGATGCCTGGATTGTGCGAAATCTAAGCAAAGTTTCGAAGGAATTGGTCGAAGGAGCCAAGCAGTTGAAGGTGGTTGGTCGCTTAGGCGTTGGCCTTGAGAATATTGATTTACATGCCTGTGCTGAGCGAGGCATTCGGGTGATCCCGGCCACCGGTGCGAATGCTGAGTCGGTAGCCGAGTATGTGCTTGGCACTGCGATGGCACTCATGCGCTCGTATCGCGAGGCCACGTTAGAAACTCTCGCAGGAAAATGGCCCAGACCGACTTACTCCAAATGCCACGAAATTGCTGGTAAAACAATTGGCATCGTCGGATTTGGGAGTATTGGTCGTGTCGTTG includes:
- a CDS encoding LysR family transcriptional regulator, which gives rise to MDRIQGISLFIRVVETGSFSKAASSLGITQPTATKHVAALEKRLGSLLLHRSTRGVTPTEIGKIYYEKCKTIIHEVEDAKNLAGLLQTEVQGKLNISSSVAFGRRVLTPLVLEFMRDHPQLQVSLNLDDRYINLVEEGVDLAIRMGRLSDSSLGARFLGLNPWVLVATPEYLMQAGTPSIPSDLSRHTALIYSSVQGDHRWQFTGRDGSNKSIQVQGPLYSNNLSALLSATRQHLGIAALPWYVAYTSVQSRHLKPLLEDWTMPAQEIHAVYSSPRLLTSKVSKLIDWLAGQFKGNWWAREIGS
- the gcl gene encoding glyoxylate carboligase — encoded protein: MALMKAAMAAVLVMEKEGITTAFGVPGAAINPLYAQLRERQSITHILARHVEGASHMAEGYTRAKAGNIGVCIGTSGPAGTDMITGLYSASADSIPILCITGQAPRARLYKEDFQAVDIESIAKPVTKMAVTVREPGLVPRVFQQAFHVMRSGRPGPVLIDLPIDVQLAEIEFDIDTYEPLPVYKPFANKKQIEKAMEMLMSAEKPLIVAGGGIINADAADLLVEFAEITGVPVIPTLMGWGAIPDDHPLMAGMVGLQTSHRYGNATMLASDFVLGIGNRWANRHTGSLEVYTKGRKFVHVDIEPTQIGRVFNPDYGIVSDAKAALELFVEVAKEWKAKGKLKNYSDWVSRCQERKRLMLRKTNFDNVPIKPQRVYQEMNQAFKRDTVYVSTIGLSQIAGGQFLHVYGARQWINCGQAGPLGWTVPAALGVLAADPTRTVVGLAGDYDFQFLIEELAVGAQFKLPLVMVLVNNSYLGLIRQAQRGFDMDYCVQLAFDNINVHDDNLKGYGVDHGKVVEGLGCKTLRVTHPGKIQEALIEAQKMAKEYRVPVVVEIILEKVTNIAMGTEINNVNEFEDIDCRHPAGTEGLVTAGLLE
- the hyi gene encoding hydroxypyruvate isomerase, translating into MPKFAANLTMLFNEVPFMERFDRAAACGFQAVEFLFPYPFAASEIKAALDRNQLKLVLHNLPAGNWEAGERGIACLPDRVEEFKSGVAKAIEYAKALGVGQLNCLAGKVPDGVDHKTLHATFVSNLRYAAAELKKHQLKLLIEPINTFDIPGFFLSTTAQGIAILDEVGADNAFLQYDIYHAQRMEGELANSMKKYLSRIAHLQLADNPGRNEPGTGEINYAYLFKFIDQLGYQGWIGCEYKPATTTEAGLGWLKSIS
- the glxR gene encoding 2-hydroxy-3-oxopropionate reductase encodes the protein MAMSAKKLGFVGLGIMGSPMAGHLIKGGHSVYLATRSQVPEELIKAGGIACKTPAEVAQHADIIFTMVPDTPDVEKVLFGENGIASGISKGKIVVDMSSISPIATKEFAKKLNDLGCNYVDAPVSGGQVGAQNATLSIMVGGDEAVFNQVKPLFELMGKNINLVGGNGAGQTAKVANQIIVALNIEAVGEALLFAAKAGADPAKVRQALMGGFASSKILEVHGERMVNRTFNPGFRIELHQKDLNLALSSAKALGVSLPNTATAQELFNSCAAHGGKAWDHSAMVKALETLANFEIGQKAN
- a CDS encoding YqiA/YcfP family alpha/beta fold hydrolase, with product MPDHPDLLIVYLHGFRSSPNSSKAQLTRDAIASLVEKGKSIDWYCPQLPPSPAEAIAMIRAKIETVNPKRISFIGSSLGGFYATHLAEQFPNARAVLLNPAVRAARELAPYVGQLTAYDSDEPFDWRAEYVEQLRAQQVEAVTHPERYLLVAATGDELLDWHEMVDFYPNANHVVIEGSDHGITEYPLYLDRVVHFASYLD
- a CDS encoding LysR family transcriptional regulator, translating into MTSIRVLKNFIAITRHNSVAAAAREIGLTPAAAGQQLAQLEAELGVTLFDRNKRSLILNNQGRALIEPIQDILSRYESLGSQFRTGLSGSLTVGALVSSLMGQFGKTLDHLKDEYPGLELKISTGLSSDFLQQVIDGMLDAAIVTESPYALPKSVRWTLLYEEPMILIYPKGKNPANLPFIRFEPKTWTGELVDRFIRVNGLEIRNSMVVNSVEAIIELVRQGFGYAVVPKLANVEWDKDKRIVIANPPRKTIYRRVGLLERKNHARTKITKAIEEQFRTGINSSS
- a CDS encoding succinate dehydrogenase/fumarate reductase iron-sulfur subunit, translating into MNPSILKVKVWRGTDDGEFVEYDVPRAANQTVLDVVTYIQRKIDPTLSYRFACRVGMCGSCAMTVNGKARWTCRTHVAKIADQNTLEIAPLDNLPIIKDLATDMREFFDKMSKAVGYFKGDKTRFDDFAQVKPDSEERQLANAGIECIGCGVCYASCEVVSSRDSYLGPAALNRAWTLVNDERDTQQLDRLRAVAGDAGCHSCHTQGTCSERCPKQIEPTAGIAGLKKMVGRAAVRGSKWGKL
- a CDS encoding succinate dehydrogenase; this encodes MGQTVMTSGAILQAKLWYYQRISAMVLTLCVAIHLVIIYYAIQDGLSAGEILARTRGNLAFALFYEIFVLACFVHAPIGLANILRENIQSAFLIRALPILLAAFILILGTAAVIGVVWGAP
- the sdhC gene encoding succinate dehydrogenase, cytochrome b556 subunit; the encoded protein is MSKAGRRLDFRTKAHWSYFAYYLHRVSGLLLACFLPLHFFFLSRSLYGEAELGRYLQFTDHPMVKFGEWGLVTLLALHLIGGTRLLVIEFGIWKGLRKAWVQVTLIGSLISGALFLILSR